A genomic window from Carassius auratus strain Wakin chromosome 19, ASM336829v1, whole genome shotgun sequence includes:
- the LOC113119116 gene encoding E3 ubiquitin-protein ligase RING2-A isoform X1, whose protein sequence is MQYCNTTRTNYTYLSEVMMTNPVSVQTLSKTWELSLYELHRTPQEAIMDSTEIDVSPRSLHSELMCPICLDMLKNTMTTKECLHRFCSECIVTALRSGNKECPTCRKKLVSKRSLRADPNFDALISKMYPSRDEYEAHQDKVLEQLSRLHNNEALSSSIEQGLRMQARHRAQRVRKLHPESENATLSGGEDEVSQDTSCAAEPGPSRTRRASDDSGAEAEAPAPAPQRSEIELIFCPHPLLVSRQQYSQTRYVKTTAKATVDHLSKYLALRVALEEGSSGTPEGALRDVSEKQFTIYISTAAGQFTTLNGSLTLELVNQKFWKLCKPLELFYAPTDQSQTPPLPQVDDQSPAQSALA, encoded by the exons ATGCAATACTGTAATACTACGCGGACAAACTATacat ATCTCAGTGAAGTCATGATGACGAACCCAGTCAGTGTTCAGACCCTCAGTAAGACATGGGAGCTGAGTCTGTACGAGCTGCACCGGACAccgcag GAGGCCATCATGGACAGCACGGAGATCGACGTGTCTCCCAGAAGCCTCCACAGCGAGCTGATGTGTCCCATCTGTCTGGACATGCTGAAGAACACCATGACCACCAAAGAGTGTCTGCATCGCTTCTGCTCCGAGTGCATCGTCACCGCGCTCCGATCGGG gaATAAAGAGTGTCCCACCTGCAGGAAGAAGCTGGTGTCCAAGCGCTCTCTGCGGGCCGACCCTAACTTCGACGCGCTGATCTCGAAGATGTACCCGAGCCGTGACGAGTACGAGGCGCATCAGGACAAGGTTCTGGAGCAGCTGAGCCGCCTGCACAACAACGAGGCTCTGAGCAGCAGCATCGAGCAGGGTCTGCGCATGCAGGCCAGACACAG AGCTCAGCGTGTGCGTAAGCTGCATCCGGAGAGCGAGAACGCCACGCTCAGCGGCGGTGAGGACGAGGTCTCTCAGGACACCAGCTGTGCTGCGGAGCCGGGCCCCAGCCGCACCAGGAGAGCGTCGGATGACTCCGGGGCCGAGGCCGAGGCTCCTGCTCCTGCGCCGCAGCGCTCCGAGATCGAGCTCATATTCTGCCCTCACCCCCTGCTGGTCAGCCGCCAGCAGTACAGCCAGACACG ATACGTCAAAACCACAGCCAAGGCCACGGTGGACCACCTGTCGAAATACCTGGCTCTGCGCGTGGCTCTGGAGGAGGGTTCGAGCGGCACGCCGGAGGGAGCTCTGCGGGACGTCAGCGAGAAGCAGTTCACCATCTACATCAGCACCGCGGCGGGACAGTTCACC ACTCTGAACGGCTCGCTGACGCTGGAGCTGGTCAACCAGAAGTTCTGGAAGCTCTGCAAGCCCCTGGAGCTCTTCTACGCCCCGACAGACCAGAGCCAGACGCCTCCGCTGCCACAGGTGGACGACCAAAGCCCAGCACAATCAGCTCTGGCCTGA
- the LOC113119116 gene encoding E3 ubiquitin-protein ligase RING2-A isoform X2, which yields MMTNPVSVQTLSKTWELSLYELHRTPQEAIMDSTEIDVSPRSLHSELMCPICLDMLKNTMTTKECLHRFCSECIVTALRSGNKECPTCRKKLVSKRSLRADPNFDALISKMYPSRDEYEAHQDKVLEQLSRLHNNEALSSSIEQGLRMQARHRAQRVRKLHPESENATLSGGEDEVSQDTSCAAEPGPSRTRRASDDSGAEAEAPAPAPQRSEIELIFCPHPLLVSRQQYSQTRYVKTTAKATVDHLSKYLALRVALEEGSSGTPEGALRDVSEKQFTIYISTAAGQFTTLNGSLTLELVNQKFWKLCKPLELFYAPTDQSQTPPLPQVDDQSPAQSALA from the exons ATGATGACGAACCCAGTCAGTGTTCAGACCCTCAGTAAGACATGGGAGCTGAGTCTGTACGAGCTGCACCGGACAccgcag GAGGCCATCATGGACAGCACGGAGATCGACGTGTCTCCCAGAAGCCTCCACAGCGAGCTGATGTGTCCCATCTGTCTGGACATGCTGAAGAACACCATGACCACCAAAGAGTGTCTGCATCGCTTCTGCTCCGAGTGCATCGTCACCGCGCTCCGATCGGG gaATAAAGAGTGTCCCACCTGCAGGAAGAAGCTGGTGTCCAAGCGCTCTCTGCGGGCCGACCCTAACTTCGACGCGCTGATCTCGAAGATGTACCCGAGCCGTGACGAGTACGAGGCGCATCAGGACAAGGTTCTGGAGCAGCTGAGCCGCCTGCACAACAACGAGGCTCTGAGCAGCAGCATCGAGCAGGGTCTGCGCATGCAGGCCAGACACAG AGCTCAGCGTGTGCGTAAGCTGCATCCGGAGAGCGAGAACGCCACGCTCAGCGGCGGTGAGGACGAGGTCTCTCAGGACACCAGCTGTGCTGCGGAGCCGGGCCCCAGCCGCACCAGGAGAGCGTCGGATGACTCCGGGGCCGAGGCCGAGGCTCCTGCTCCTGCGCCGCAGCGCTCCGAGATCGAGCTCATATTCTGCCCTCACCCCCTGCTGGTCAGCCGCCAGCAGTACAGCCAGACACG ATACGTCAAAACCACAGCCAAGGCCACGGTGGACCACCTGTCGAAATACCTGGCTCTGCGCGTGGCTCTGGAGGAGGGTTCGAGCGGCACGCCGGAGGGAGCTCTGCGGGACGTCAGCGAGAAGCAGTTCACCATCTACATCAGCACCGCGGCGGGACAGTTCACC ACTCTGAACGGCTCGCTGACGCTGGAGCTGGTCAACCAGAAGTTCTGGAAGCTCTGCAAGCCCCTGGAGCTCTTCTACGCCCCGACAGACCAGAGCCAGACGCCTCCGCTGCCACAGGTGGACGACCAAAGCCCAGCACAATCAGCTCTGGCCTGA
- the rps18 gene encoding small ribosomal subunit protein uS13 — MSLVIPEKFQHILRVLNTNIDGRRKIAFAITAIKGVGRRYAHVVLRKADIDLTKRAGELTDDEVERVVTIMQNPRQYKIPDWFLNRQKDIKDGKYSQVLANGLDNKLREDLERLKKIRAHRGLRHFWGLRVRGQHTKTTGRRGRTVGVSKKK; from the exons ATG TCGCTCGTCATTCCAGAGAAGTTCCAGCATATCCTGCGTGTCCTGAACACCAACATCGACGGAAGACGCAAAATTGCGTTTGCCATCACCGCCATCAAA GGAGTGGGTCGGCGGTACGCTCATGTGGTTCTTAGGAAAGCAGACATTGATCTGACGAAGCGAGCTGGAGAACTCACTGATGATGAG GTGGAGAGGGTGGTGACCATCATGCAGAATCCTCGCCAGTACAAGATCCCTGACTGGTTCCTGAACAGACAGAAGGACATCAAAGATGGCAAATACAGTCAG GTGCTCGCTAACGgtctggacaacaaactgagagaAGATCTGGAGCGTCTGAAGAAGATCCGAGCTCACCGCGGCCTGCGTCACTTCTGGGG TCTGCGTGTGCGCGGTCAGCACACCAAGACCACCGGTCGCCGCGGCCGTACGGTGGGAGTGTCCAAGAAGAAGTAA